TTGTATGGACAGGAAAAAGACAGGGGCTTAATGCGCGGTTAATTGCGGGAGTTGCCTGCATCGACAGCAAAAAATGACAGGCAAAAAAAGCCCCTGAAAATCAGGGGCCCTTTGTCAGTGCGGCTGGTAGACCGTGAGCATCTGCCCAGGCTTGAGTGCCTTGCCGGCACCCGGGTTCCAACGCTTGAGATGCTGCATCTCGACGTTGAAACGCTTGGCAACAACATACAGCGTGTCGCCGCGCTGGACCTTGTACTGGGTCTGCTGCTTGCTGTCGTCCTTGGCTTTGCTCTTGGTGTTGGCTGCGATCACGGTGTTGATGCGCCCGCCGGACTTGCCGGCCGGGGTGCGTTTGGTGGTGTCCTGCATGACCAGGGTCTGGCCGACCTTGAGATTCTTGCCGGTCAGCTTGTTCCAGCGTTGCAGGTCCTTGACGTCGACCTTGTTGGCCTTGGCGATGGAGCCGAGGTTGTCGCCGCGTTTGACCCGGTACGCACGCTTGAGCTTCGCGACTTCGGTCGGATCGGCGCCTTCGAAGACCGGCTTCAGCGAACGAGGGCTGATCAGCTCTTCAGGACGCATGGTCTGCAGGCTGGCGGTCAGCAGCTGGGCCTTCGACGTCGGCACCAGCAGGTGCTGCGGGCCGTCGATGGTGGTGCGCTGCTTGAACGCCGGGTTGAGCTGGAACAGCTCGTCTTCGTCGATGTTGGCCACGGCGGCGACCTTGGACAGGTCCATGCGCTGGTTGATTTCGACGACCTGGAAGTAAGGTTCGTTGGCGATCGGGTTGAGGTTCACCCCGTAGGCTTCCGGCGACAGCACTACTTGCGACAGTGCCAGCAGTTTCGGCACATACGCCTGGGTTTCTGCCGGCAGCGGCAGGTTCCAGTAGTCGGTCGGCAGGCCGAGCTTTTCGTTGCGTTCGATGGCGCGGCTGACCGTGCCTTCGCCGGCATTGTAGGCCGCCAGGGCCAGCAGCCAGTCGCCGTTGAACATGTCGTGCAGGCGGGTCAGGTAATCCATCGCTGCCGTTGTCGAGGCGGTGATGTCGCGACGGCCGTCGTAGAAACGGGTCTGGCGCAGATTGTAATAACGCCCGGTGGAAGGGATGAATTGCCAGAGCCCCACCGCGTCGGCCCGGGAATAGGCCATCGGGTTGTAGGCACTTTCAATCACTGGCAGCAGGGCCAGCTCCAGCGGCATGTTGCGTTCTTCGAGGCGCTCGACGATGTAATGAATGTAGAGGCTGCCGCGCTCGCCGGCGTTCTCGAGAAAGGAAGGGTTACTGGCGAACCACAGGCGCTGTTGCTCGATGCGCGGGTTCACGCCCAGACCTTCCTGAAGCTGAAAACCGCCGCGCATGCGTTCCCAGATGTCTTGGGGCACCTGCGGGCTGGGCTTCTCGGACAACCAGATGGGCTTCTGCTTGGCTCGCGCAGCAATGTTCGGCGTATGGGTCGCTTCAGTCTGCGGAGCATGGCTGGAACAGCCCGCCAGCGTGGCGGACACAGCCACCGCGATGGCTTGCGCCAAGCGGGTCAATGCGTCTGAATTGACGGACTTACGTATGGATGACGACATTGGCTGGAAGTAAGTTCCGGGCAAAAATGTCGGGCGATTCTAGAAAGCGCACCCCCTGCGGTCAACCATTCAGCGTTTTTGTACCAAGTGGTGAACGGCTTAGAACTTATCTTTCCAAGCCCGCAGAGCCGCAAAAACCTCACTCGGCGCCCGGTTTTGAGCGCCATTCCGTTCGTCCACTTTTTGTGTAACTAATGTTTCACTGGTACGCAGAAACGGGTTTGTGAGCTTTTCCAGGGCAATGGTCGAGGGCAGGGTCATGACCCCGTTTTGCCGTTGCTGGCTGACTTTTTCCAGACGGGCGGCAATGTCCGGGTTGCCCGGCTCCACCGCAGCGGCGAATTTCAGGTTGCTCAGGGTGTATTCGTGGGTGCAGTAGACCAGTGTGTCTTCCGGCAGGGCGGCCAGACGACCGAGGGAGTGGTGCATCTGCTCCGGCGTGCCTTCGAACAACCGGCCGCAACCGGCGGCGAACAGGGTGTCGCCGCAGAACAGCAGGCCGTGATGGTAATAGGCGATGTGCCCCAGGGTGTGGCCGGGAACGGCGTAGACATCGAAATCCCAGCCGAGCACGCGAACCTTGTCGTTATCCTTGAGCGCTACGTCCCGCCCAGGGATGCTTTCGCTGGCCGGACCGTAGACAGTCGCGCCCGTAGCCTTTTTAAGCGTCTCGACACCGCCGACATGATCATGGTGATGATGAGTGATCAGAATATCGCCCAGCACCCAGCCCGGATGCGCGGCAAGCCACGCCTGCACGGGGGCGGCATCTCCCGGATCGACCACCGCGCAGCGCTGGGTGGCATGATCCTGTAACAACCAGATGTAGTTGTCGGTGAAGGCGGGCAGGGCACTGATCTGTATCATCTTCGGATTCGCCAAGCGGGTAACATTGGCGCATCTTAGAGGTTCCTGGCGTGTTGGAGAATGCAATGATCGATAAAGCGTTCGCTCAGGCCGATCCTGACTGGCTGGCCCTGATCGGGGCGGCCCGTGAATGGCTGTCCGGTCCCCTCGGGCAATTTCTGCTGGACGAAGAGCGGCGCATGCTCGAAGACGAGCTTTGCCGGTTCTTCGGCGGCTATCTGGTGCATTACGGCCCTTCTGCGGAAACACCGCCGTCGGCGCCGCAAGTGCAGCGCAACGTGCGGCTCGGTGCGCCATTGCCCGGCGTCGAGATCGTCTGCGAAGAGCAGGCCTGGCCGTTGAGTGAACACGCCGCCGACGTGGTGGTGTTGCAGCACGGTCTGGATTTCTGCCTGTCGCCCCACGGCCTGCTGCGTGAAGCGGCCAGCAGTGTGCGCCCCGGCGGGCATCTGTTGATTGTCGGGATCAACCCCTGGAGTACCTGGGGCCTGCGCCATGTGTTCGCCCATGACGCATTGCACCAGGCGCGCTGCATCTCGCCGTCGCGGGTCGCCGACTGGCTCAACCTGCTGGGTTTCGCGCTGGAGAAACGCCGCTTCGGGTGCTATCGTCCGCCGCTCGCGTCACCCAAGTGGCAGGCCCGTCTGGCCGGCTGGGAACGCAAGGCCGGCGACTGGCAACTGGCGGGCGGCGGCTTCTATCTGTTGGTCGCGCGCAAGATCGTGGTCGGCCTGCGTCCGGTGCGCCAGGAACGCCGCGAGCCGATGGGCAAGCTGATTCCGTTGCCGATGGCCAAGGTCAATCGGCGCCGCATCGAACCGTAAACCTTCTTTTATTGTGGCCGGGTCTGTCCCGGTCCGGGCCGTTGTCGATCCGTGATCGGCGAGGCCAGGCATTTTTCTGGATAGATTGGCATGAGCGAAAGCGTCGATAGCGTAGAACTGTTCACTGATGGCGCCTGCAAGGGCAACCCCGGCCCGGGCGGCTGGGGCGCCTTGCTGGTGTGCAAGGGCGTCGAAAAGGAACTGTGGGGCGGCGAAGCCAATACCACCAACAACCGCATGGAGCTGCTCGGCGCGATTCGCGGCCTGGAAGCCCTCAAGCGTCCTTGCGAAGTGCTGCTGGTGACCGACTCGCAATACGTGATGAAAGGCATCAATGAGTGGATGGCCAACTGGAAGAAGCGCGGCTGGAAAACCGCGGCCAAAGAGCCGGTCAAAAACGCCGATCTATGGAAGGAACTGGACGAGCAGGTCAACCGCCACAAGGTCACCTGGAAATGGGTCCGCGGCCACATCGGCCACCACGGCAACGAACGGGCCGACCAGTTGGCCAACCGTGGCGTGGATGAAGTGCGCGGCTACAAGCAGGACTGATCAGAGCATCAGAATGGCCTTGGCCAGCTGCTGGTCGGTGGCGGACAGTTCTGGCAACAGGCTGCGAATCCGCTGGAATGCTGCCTCCATCTGCGCGCCGCGAATGTCTCCGTCGCTGGCAACGAAGGCCGCCGCATCGTCCTTGGCGGCCAGCACGATCTTGTCGTCCTTGAACGACCCGCTGGTGCCTTTGCTGGAGCTGAGTGTAAGGCTCAGGGTGATGTCGGTGCTGATGACGAAACTGGTGGCGTGCGCTTCGGCCATCAGCAGGCAGGCGCCAAGCAATAAAACATATGCAGTCTTCATGACGTGCTCAAATCCACTGGGAAACAGGCCGCGCACGCTAACAAGCCGGTTTGCCCCAGACTTTATGAACATTGCTAATGATTGTTAAAAACTGCATGAGCGCCGATCACCCGGCGGTGCGCGACGTGCGCCACGGGCGTGTTAACATCGCCGCTTTTGCACGATTGACCCGTTGAGAGCTGAACACTGATGGCCACCAGATCCGTTGTACTCGATACCGAAACCACCGGCATGCCGGTGACCGATGGTCACCGGATCATTGAAATCGGTTGCGTCGAGCTGATCGGTCGGCGCCTGACGGGGCGGCACTTTCACGTTTACCTGCAGCCGGATCGCGAAAGTGACGAAGGCGCGATCGGCGTCCACGGCATCACCAACGAATTCCTGGTCGGCAAGCCGCGTTTCGCCGAAGTGGCCGATGAGTTCTTCGAGTTCATCAACGGCGCGCAACTGATCATCCATAACGCGGCGTTCGACGTTGGCTTCATCAACAACGAATTCGCCCTGATGGGTCAGCAGGATCGCGCGGACATCACGCAGCACTGCACGATCCTCGACACCCTGATGATGGCCCGGGAACGTCACCCGGGGCAGCGCAACAGCCTCGATGCCTTGTGCAAACGCTACGGCGTCGACAACTCCGGCCGTGAGCTGCACGGCGCATTGCTCGACTCGGAGATTCTCGCCGACGTCTACCTGACCATGACCGGTGGCCAGACTAGCCTGTCGCTGGCCGGCAACGCTTCCGACGGTAACGGCACGGGTGAGGGCGCGGACAACTCCGCCACTGAAATTCGTCGTCTGCCGGCGGACCGCAAACCGGGGCGGATTATTCGCGCCACCGAAGCCGAACTGGCCGAGCACCAGGTGCGCCTGGAGATCATCGCCAAATCCGCTGGTGCACCGGCGCTGTGGACTCAGCTGCTGGAAGCCGAATCCCAGGCGTAAAACGCAAAGGATCGTCCGAATGCGCTGGCCGCGTCCGGACGATCCTTTGTTTTTGGCAGTACTGACAACTGGCCACCCTCGCCACATCCGCTCCGACCCTCTACCCTGAGGACATTGGCAGATCACTCTCCGCCGCCTCAGGACACTGAGCCCCATGTACAAAGATCTGAAGTTCCCGGTGTTGATCGTTCACCGCGACATCAAGGCCGATACGGTTGCCGGCGAACGCATTCGCGGCATCGCCCATGAACTGGAGCAGGAAGGTTTCAGCATCGTTTCGGCCACGGATTACGCCGAGGGTCGGCTGGTGGCGTCGACTCATCATGGTTTGGCGTGCATGTTGATCGCCGCCGAAGACGCGAGCACCAATTCCCATTTGTTGCAGAACATGGCCGAACTGATCGGTCTGGCCCGCGTGCGGGCGCCGGACTTGCCGATCTTCGCGCTCGGTGAGCAGGTCACTTTGGAGAACGCCCCGGCCGATGCCATGGCCGAGCTCAATCAGTTGCGCGGCATTCTCTATCTGTTCGAAGACACGGTGCCGTTTCTCGCCCGCCAGGTGGCGCGGGCAGCGCGCAAGTATCTGGATGGATTGCTGCCGCCGTTCTTCAAGGCCTTGGTGCAGCACACCGCCGATTCCAATTATTCCTGGCACACCCCCGGTCATGGCGGTGGCGTGGCGTATCACAAGAGCCCGGTAGGGCAGGCGTTTCACCAGTTTTTCGGCGAAAACACCCTGCGTTCGGATTTGTCGGTGTCGGTGCCGGAGCTGGGTTCGCTGCTCGATCACACCGGGCCGCTGGCCGAAGCGGAAGCGCGGGCTGCGCGCAATTTCGGCGCCGATCACACCTTTTTCGTGATCAATGGCACCTCGACTGCCAACAAGATCGTCTGGCATTCGATGGTCGGGCGCGATGATCTGGTGCTGGTGGATCGCAACTGCCACAAGTCGGTGTTGCACGCGATCATCATGACCGGGGCGATTCCGCTGTATCTGTGCCCGGAGCGTAACGAGCTGGGGATCATCGGCCCGATCCCGCTGAGCGAATTCAGTCGCGAATCGATCCAGGCCAAGATCGATGCGAGTCCGCTGACCAAGGGTCGGGAGCCGAAAGTCAAACTCGCGGTGGTCACCAACTCCACGTACGACGGCCTTTGCTACAACGCGGAACTGATCAAGCAGAGCCTGGGCAACAGCGTCGAGGTTCTGCATTTCGACGAAGCCTGGTACGCCTATGCGGCGTTTCACGAATTCTTTGCCGGACGCTACGGCATGGCGACCTCGCGCAGTGCCGACAGCCCGCTGGTGTTCACCACCCACTCCACCCATAAATTATTGGCGGCATTCAGTCAGGCTTCGATGATTCATGTGCAGGACGGCGGCGCGCGGCAACTGGATCGTGACCGTTTCAACGAAGCGTTCATGATGCATATATCGACGTCGCCGCAGTACAGCATCATCGCTTCGCTGGACGTGGCTTCGGCCATGATGGAAGGCCCGGCCGGGCGCTCGCTGTTGCAGGAAACCTTCGATGAAGCCCTGAGCTTTCGCCGGGCGCTGGCCAATCTGCGGCAACACATCGACGCCAATGACTGGTGGTTTTCGATCTGGCAGCCGCCGGGTGTCGAGGGCATCGATCGGGTGCAGACCGAAGACTGGCTGCTGAAGCCCGAGGCGGACTGGCACGGTTTCGGCGAGGTCAGCGACGATTACGTGCTGCTCGATCCGATCAAGGTCACTCTGGTGATGCCCGGCCTGACCGCTGGTGGAGCGCTGAGCGACAACGGGATTCCGGCGGCGGTGGTCAGTCGTTTCCTCTGGGAGCGGGGGTTGGTGGTGGAGAAAACCGGGCTGTATTCGTTCCTCGTGCTGTTCTCCATGGGCATCACCAAAGGCAAATGGAGCACGCTGCTGACCGAGCTTTTGGAGTTCAAGCGCAGCTACGACGCGAACGTCAGCCTCGACACCTGCCTGAAGTGTGTCGCCCAGGAAGACCCGGCGCGCTATCGCGGCATGGGTCTGCGCGACCTGTGCGATCAGCTCCATGCCTGCTATCGCAGCAACGCCACCGCCAGGCACCTCAAGCGCATGTACACCGTGCTGCCGGAAATCGCCATGAAACCGGCCCACGCCTACGATCAACTGGTGCGCGGCGAAGTCGAGGCGGTGCCGATCGATGAGCTGGAGGGGCGTGTCGCGGCGGTGATGCTGGTGCCTTATCCGCCGGGGATTCCGTTGATCATGCCCGGTGAGCGTTTTACCGAATCCACCCGGTCGATCATCGATTACCTGAAATTTGCCCGCACGTTCGATGCGAGTTTTCCGGGTTTCGTGGTCGATGTGCACGGACTGCAACACGAAGACGAGGGCAATGGACGGCACTACACCGTCGATTGCGTCAAGGAATGAGGGCGTTTCCCAGTATGCAACCGGTCATGAATCCAAAATACCCCGGGCTGTCGGTGCGTGTTGCCGATGACGGTTTTGCCGCCTATATCTGGGGTAGCGATTTCAGTTTTGAGGTCGCCGCCTATGGCGCTGCCGAAATCGGCAAACCCGTCGCGCAATGGGGCGTGACGCCCATCGTGCCGTACCGCAAGTGCTACGGCATCGACCCCGAGGAATTCAGCAGTTTTCGCGATGCCGCCGACAGTGCGATTTTCATGGCGTATCTGGAAGACCAGCCGGTAGGGCATCTGGTGATCAGCACCAACTGGAACGGTTTTGCTCATATCGATGAGCTGGCGGTGCATGCGCCAGCACGCCGCCATGGTGTGGCGAAAGCGTTGCTGGATGTGGCGCAGTTCTGGAGTCGCAAGAAAAAGCTGCCGGGGATCATGCTCGAGACCCAGAACAACAACCTCGGTGCCTGCCGCTTGTATGAGCGCTGCGGTTATGTGATCGGTGGCATCGACCATCTGCGTTATCGCGGCATTGATCCGAACACCGCCGAGGTGGCGTTGTTCTGGTATCGATTGTTCGATAATCCGCTGGAAAACCCGATCAGCTCGCCAGCATCGCCTCGGCTTGTTCCGTAACGATACCCAGCAATGTCTGGATGGCCGATGTCGGCGGCGCGTGCTTGAAGGTCAGTGCATAGAGGCTGATCGGCACCGCCGGTGACAACGGGCAAGTGTCGATTCCACCGGCCCGGGCACCCAGCGCGGTGAACGGGTCGACGATGGCCAGGCCTTCGCCGGCCTCGACCATGCTGCGCATCATCTGATGGGTCTGCACCCGGGTGTGGATGCTCGGTGCCGGGCGCAAGGCCTGGAGTTTGTGTTCCAGCGCCGGGCTCAGCGGATCCTGGCCTTCGAGGCCGACCATCGCCTGACCGGCCAGGTCTTGCAGCGAAATGTACTTCTGCTTCGGTTGCAGCCAGCCGTGAGGCGCGAGCAATTGCAGCTTGCCCTGGGCCAGCGGCTGGCAATGGATATCCGGATGTTCGGGGTCGTGCAGGCTCAGTCCCAGATCGCTCTCGCGCAGCAACAGACTGCGAACGATGTGGCGGGTGGGTTCACTGAGCAGCGTGCAGGGCACGTCAGGCAGGCGTCGGCGCAATGCGGCGAGACTTTGCGGCAACAGCTGCTGGGCCAGCGGCGGGGTACCGATGATTCGAAGGGGTGGGGCGAGGTATTGCTTGAGGCTGCTGGCCAGCCGTTGTACCGGCTCCAGCGCGTCATAGATGTGGGCGATTTCGACTTGCAGCGCACGGGCTTCGGCCGTGGCCTGAAGCCGTCCGCGCACGCTGGCGAACAGCATGAACCCCAACTGACTCTCGGCTTCGCGAAGTCGCTCTTCGACATCGCCCGCCGGCAATTGCAGCCATTCGGCGGCGGTGCCCACGTGACCCGTCTGTAAAAGCGCCTGTATCACCTCGATATGACGTAAACGCATGCGTGAAGTCCATGTCCGGCCGTTGGGGTCAGTGGCTGAATCCTACCCCAACTCGGCGCGGATGACTTCTGCTCATAACAATCGGTTATGAAGCGACAGTCGGCTCGGGTTCGCGAATCAGCGTGATGCCCGACTGAACCAGCAGGAATTCGTTGTCGTCGATTTTATTGACCCGATCGCCAATGGCCAGTTTGTAGGTGGTAACAGGCTCCATGCCGGTGAAACCGTCTGCCGACGGGTTGGATTCCTGGAACTCATGCACGGAATAAACGCGGCCTTCCGCATCTCTTGCATGGAACTGACCGACGAGTACTGCTGCCATCTGCTTAGAACCTCTGGAGATAAAACGCTTGATTTGCGGCTTGGTAGACCGTCATCGAGCTTGGTAAGTTTTCCTACAGGAAAAAAATAATCCGGACGCGGGAAATATCCCTCGTCGTCTGGTGGAATCGTCGTCGGATCATCTATAACTACAGGCTCCTCCCACGGACAGTCGAGAGTCTTCCCATGAGCAATGTCTATAACGTCGCGGTAGTGGTCGGCAGCCTGCGTAAAGCATCGATCAATCGCAAGGTTGCGCTGGCGCTGGCGGAACTGGCACCGGCCAACCTCAAGCTGAACATTGTGGAAATTGGCGATCTGCCACTCTATAACGAAGACATCGACGGCGATTCACCGCCGGCAGCCTACAGCACTTTTCGGCAAAAAGTGGCGTCATCCGACGCGGTGCTGTTTGTCACCCCGGAGTACAACCGTTCGGTGCCGGCACCCTTGAAGAACGCGATTGACGTTGGTTCGCGACCTTATGGCAAGAGTGTCTGGGGCGGAAAACCGGGCGCAGTGATCAGCGTTTCGCCGGGTGCCATCGGCGGTTTTGGCGCCAACCAGCATTTGCGCCAATCCTTCGTTTTCCTCAACGTGCCGTGCATGCAGCAGCCGGAGGCCTATCTTGGCGGCGCCGGTACGGCGTTCGATGAGTCGGGCAAGCTGAACGAGTCGGTCAAGCCGTTCCTGCAGAGCTTCATCAATGCCTATGGCGAGTGGGTAGCGCAGCACAAGAAGTGATCCACTGATTTTTCTGACAACATAACGAACCTGTGGGGGGATGGCTCCCACAGGTTTTTTTGTGGTCTGATTCTTTCCCCTTTTATTGAAGGCTGTCGCGAATGCTCGCTGCGTCACTGATTTTCCTGCTGACCATCACCCTGGTGATCTGGCAACCCAAAGGCCTCGGGGTCGGCTGGAGTGCAACGCTCGGCGCCATTGTCGCGCTGCTTTTTGGCGTGGTGCACCTGAGCGATATTCCGCTGGTGTGGCAGATCATCTGGAACGCCACCGGCACTTTTGTAGCGCTGATCATCATCAGCCTGTTGCTCGACGAAGCGGGGTTCTTTGCCTGGGCCGCGTTGCATGTGGCGCGTTGGGGGCGGGGCAGCGGGCGCAAGCTGTTCGCCTTCATGGTGTTGCTCGGTGCGCTGGTATCGGCTTTGTTCGCCAATGACGGCGCGGCGCTGATCCTCACGCCCATCGTGATTTCCATGCTGCTGGCCCTGCGTTTTTCCCCGGCGGCGACCCTGGCGTTCGTCATGGGCGCGGGGTTCATCGCCGACACCGCGAGCCTGCCGCTGGTGGTGTCGAACCTGGTCAACATCGTTTCGGCCGACTTCTTTCACATTGGTTTCAATCGTTATGCGGCGGTGATGGTGCCGGTCAACTTCGTCAGCGTCGCGGCCACGCTGGCGGTGTTGTTGTGGTTCTTTCGCCGCGACATTCCGAAAGACTACGACCCTGAACAGCTTGAACACCCGGAGACCGCGATCCACGACAAGGCCACGTTCTACGCGGGTTGGGCGGTGTTGGTGATCCTGCTGGTGGGCTGTTTTGCCCTGGAGCCGCTGGGCATTCCGATCAGCGCCATCTCGGCCGTTTGCGCGGCGTTGTTGCTGGGCATCGCCGCTCGCGGGCACAAGATCTCCACGCGCAAAGTGATGAAAGAGGCGCCGTGGCAGATCGTGATTTTCTCCCTGGGCATGTACCTGGTGGTCTACGGTCTGCGCAATGCCGGGCTGACGGATCATCTGGCCGGCTGGCTGGATGCCTTTGCCGGGTATGGCGTGTGGGGCGCGGCTATGGGCACTGGCGTGCTGACCGCATTGTTGTCGTCGATCATGAACAATCTGCCGACGGTGCTGATCGGTTTGCTGTCGATCGATGCCAGTCAGGCGACCGGTGTCGTGAAAGAAGCGATGATCTACGCCAACGTGATCGGCAGCGACCTGGGGCCGAAGATCACCCCGATTGGCAGTCTGGCGACTCTGCTCTGGCTGCATGTGCTGGAGCGCAAGGATATCCGGATCGGCTGGGGCTATTACTTCAAGGTGGGGATTGTGCTGACGGTGCCGGTGTTGCTGGTGACATTGGCGGCTCTGGCACTGCGGTTGAGCGTCTAACTCTGCCCGGGCACGTTCGGCCACAGATCGGAAACCAGAAACAGCCGCTCGGCTTCTTCCCATTCGCCCCGGGCATTTTCGGTCAGGCGCACCATCAGTTGCGCCGGGGCGAGCGGTTCGAGCTCATCGAGCCAGGCCCGCAACTGCTCGTGGCTCCAGGCCTGATCTGCCGGGTAATGTGCCGGCGCCAGCCACGCATGGCGGGGCAGGGGTTGCCAGCGTCCGGCCGGGCGCTGGGCGATAAACGCCGGCCAGTCCTTTTGATGCAGCCAGCTGCCGCGCAGATGCTGCGGATGGGCGCCGCTCGGCGGCTCGGACTGTCCGGGCCATGGATACAGCAGATAACCGCCCAGCCACAACTGCGCACTGAATGACTCGATATCCAGCGATGCCAGGGCCTCGCGGCTTTCCGGGCGGGCGGAAATCGGCAATTGGTGTTCGCTCAGGTGGGTCAGTTTGCGGTCCAGTCGATCATGGCAGCCGGGGCCGAGCCACTGCGCCGGATCGCGGCCGTCACCGTTCTGCGGGCCGAGGTAGAGCTTGATCGCCAGTTCCAGGTGATGCACGCCGTCGCGGTCGCGCAGCAGCATGTCGAGTTCGCCGAGGGTGTGACCCTCGCGGCGGATCGGCAGGTTGGCGGCGATCAGTTCGATCCCCGGCGCATGCTCCACGGCAAACTGCCACAGCCGCTCGTAATACAGGCCCAGACGCCGGGTGCGGGCCTGGGACAGCCATTGCAGCAGACCGTAACTGTCCCGGTCGAGCCGGTGCAGCCAGTGCGCCAGCCGCTCAGGGTCATGCACCCAGTCGCTGCCCGCCAGCGGATGGCGTTGCGGCCACGGCGTGGCGGCGAGCATCGGCGGGGCGAGGATCACCCACGCCAGATCGCGCACTTCCGGGTGGCGCAACTGATGGGGCAACTGGAGCAAATCGGGAAATAGGATCATCTTGCGAGCATAGCCTTAAACGCAGGCGCACTCTCGGGCTGAAAGGGTTTTGTCTATCCGGCGCTTTCGCCCATAATCGTCGTTTTCGCCGTCGCAGCCCCAGCAGGAGTCCCATGGAGCAATTTCGTAATATCGGCATCATCGGTCGCCTGGGCAGTTCCCAGGTGCTGGATACCGTCCGCCGACTGAAACGCTTTCTGCTCGATCGTCACCTGCATGTGATCCTCGAAGACACCATCGCCGAAGTCCTGCCCGGCCATGGCCTGCAAACCTCCTCGCGCAAGATGCTCGGCGAAGTCTGCGACATGGTCATCGTCGTCGGCGGTGACGGCAGCCTGCTCGGTGCGGCCCGGGCGCTGGCCAAGCACAACATTCCGGTGCTCGGGATCAACCGTGGCAGCCTCGGCTTTCTCACCGACATCCGCCCGGACGAGCTGGAAATCAAGGTCGCCGAAGTACTCGACGGCCACTATCTGGTGGAAAACCGCTTCCTGCTGCAGGCCGAAGTCCGCCGCCACGCCGAGGCCATCGGCCAGGGCGATGCGCTGAACGACGTGGTGCTGCACCCGGGCAAATCGACGCGGATGATCGAGTTCGAGCTGTACATCGACGGCCAGTTCGTCTGCAGCCAGAAGGCCGACGGCCTGATCGTCGCCACGCCGACCGGCTCCACCGCGTACGCACTGTCCGCCGGCGGCCCGATCATGCATCCCAAGCTCGACGCTATTGTGATTGTGCCGATGTACCCCCATACCTTGTCGGGCAGACCGATCGTGGTCGATGGCAACAGTGAGCTGAAAATCGTCGTGTCCAAAGATATGCAGATCTACCCGCAGGTCTCCTGCGACGGGCAGAACCACTTCACCTGCGCGCCGGGCGACACCATCACCGTCAGCAAGAAAGCGCAGAAGCTGCGGTTGATCCATCCGCTCGACCACAACTACTACGAGGTCTGCCGCACCAAACTCGGCTGGGGCAGCAAGCTGGGTGGTGGAGGCGACTGATGCTCGATCCCGCGCGCAGTTATGACCTGATCGGTGACGTGCACGGATGCGCCCTGACCCTGGAACACCTGCTGGACCGTCTCGGTTACCACAAGCAGGGCGGGGTCTGGCGGCATCCTTCGCGCATGGCCGTGTTCGTCGGCGACATCATCGACCGTGGCCCGCGGATTCGCGAGGCGCTGCACATCGTCCACGACATGGTCGAGGCCGGCCAGGCC
This genomic window from Pseudomonas kribbensis contains:
- a CDS encoding NAD(+) kinase yields the protein MEQFRNIGIIGRLGSSQVLDTVRRLKRFLLDRHLHVILEDTIAEVLPGHGLQTSSRKMLGEVCDMVIVVGGDGSLLGAARALAKHNIPVLGINRGSLGFLTDIRPDELEIKVAEVLDGHYLVENRFLLQAEVRRHAEAIGQGDALNDVVLHPGKSTRMIEFELYIDGQFVCSQKADGLIVATPTGSTAYALSAGGPIMHPKLDAIVIVPMYPHTLSGRPIVVDGNSELKIVVSKDMQIYPQVSCDGQNHFTCAPGDTITVSKKAQKLRLIHPLDHNYYEVCRTKLGWGSKLGGGGD